One genomic segment of Spiroplasma endosymbiont of Poecilobothrus nobilitatus includes these proteins:
- the rpmI gene encoding 50S ribosomal protein L35 — protein sequence MPKMKTKKSLSKRVKITGTGKWKIAHAYTSHLAQNKTTKQKRHLRKAGLMDQTDQSRLKQLLQR from the coding sequence ATGCCAAAAATGAAAACGAAAAAATCTTTATCAAAAAGAGTCAAAATAACAGGAACAGGAAAATGAAAGATTGCGCATGCATATACTTCACATTTAGCCCAAAATAAAACAACAAAACAAAAACGTCATTTACGTAAAGCTGGTTTAATGGACCAAACTGATCAGAGTCGATTAAAACAATTATTACAAAGATAA
- a CDS encoding agmatine deiminase family protein: MPAETSNHLQTWMIWPYMKDNWQKNAFPAQKIFALVAKIISNYDEPVQMIVNEQNYLRVKKMLANSNINLVKTNYYDSWARDIGALYLIKEKGERRAVSFEFNGRGMQNSLMLKAKHFNWDYNVVNNVAITMANTSGVDYYACPLVLESGSG, translated from the coding sequence TTGCCAGCAGAAACAAGTAATCATTTGCAAACTTGAATGATATGACCATATATGAAAGATAATTGACAGAAAAATGCTTTTCCGGCGCAAAAAATTTTTGCATTAGTTGCTAAAATTATTAGTAATTATGATGAACCAGTCCAAATGATTGTTAATGAACAGAATTATTTACGAGTTAAAAAAATGCTAGCAAATAGTAATATTAATTTAGTAAAAACAAATTATTATGATAGTTGGGCACGTGATATAGGAGCACTTTATTTAATAAAAGAAAAGGGAGAACGCCGTGCAGTTAGTTTTGAATTTAATGGCCGAGGAATGCAAAATAGTTTAATGTTAAAAGCAAAACATTTTAACTGAGACTATAATGTGGTTAATAACGTGGCTATTACAATGGCAAATACTAGTGGTGTTGATTATTATGCTTGTCCGTTGGTGCTAGAAAGTGGGAGTGGATAG
- a CDS encoding orotidine 5'-phosphate decarboxylase / HUMPS family protein, with translation MQDTSIKLLGVTVLTSLDNDDLQTLFLSSTLTIERLVQNLAKLAVVNNFYGVICSPWEAKMIKTQFPLLQTITPGIQLVTKQTEQKRVSTPVLVKELGADYLIIGRAITRAADPAAVYQQIITTFTD, from the coding sequence GTGCAAGATACTTCAATTAAATTATTAGGTGTAACAGTGTTAACTAGTCTTGATAATGATGATCTTCAAACTTTATTTTTATCTTCAACATTAACAATAGAGCGATTAGTACAAAATTTAGCAAAATTAGCAGTAGTTAATAACTTTTATGGTGTGATTTGTTCGCCATGAGAAGCAAAGATGATTAAAACACAGTTTCCATTGTTACAAACAATTACCCCTGGAATTCAATTAGTAACTAAACAAACTGAACAAAAACGGGTGTCAACACCAGTTCTTGTAAAAGAATTAGGAGCTGATTATTTAATAATTGGTCGCGCAATTACAAGAGCTGCCGATCCGGCGGCCGTTTATCAACAAATTATAACAACATTTACAGATTAG
- a CDS encoding CNNM domain-containing protein translates to MAKKNVSKRKKRATNKTIRRAKQFYKLVKDYDRTLATILIANTLVNTALATIGTLFFASLIINSETATWVAIGVIGLTVLIFGELLPKTITKAFSERFSIFSAYILWIWKILFYPFTWLLTFHKQKNGVLTTENELLELISTIESEGVLEKNEKELIESAITFDEKTIGSIMTAKEKVKTIYSNISWRELQRFYKQERFTRIPVLVPETEKVIGILNIKDVFIAVIDHQEVDIKSLVSEPIFFSRYLKLDDAL, encoded by the coding sequence ATGGCAAAAAAGAATGTTAGTAAACGGAAAAAAAGAGCAACAAATAAAACAATTCGTCGAGCAAAACAATTTTATAAATTGGTCAAAGATTATGATCGTACTTTAGCAACTATTTTAATTGCTAATACTTTAGTCAATACTGCTTTAGCAACAATTGGAACTTTATTTTTTGCGTCTTTGATTATCAATTCCGAAACAGCAACATGAGTAGCAATAGGAGTTATTGGTTTAACTGTTTTAATTTTTGGTGAATTATTACCAAAAACAATTACTAAAGCTTTTTCTGAAAGGTTTTCAATTTTTTCAGCTTATATTTTATGAATCTGAAAAATTTTGTTTTATCCTTTTACTTGGTTGTTAACCTTTCATAAACAAAAAAATGGTGTTTTAACAACAGAAAATGAATTGTTAGAATTAATTTCAACAATTGAATCAGAAGGTGTTTTAGAAAAAAATGAGAAAGAACTAATTGAATCAGCAATAACTTTTGATGAAAAAACAATTGGTTCAATTATGACAGCAAAGGAAAAAGTTAAAACAATTTATAGTAATATTTCATGACGAGAATTACAACGGTTTTATAAGCAAGAACGTTTTACGCGCATTCCCGTTTTAGTTCCAGAAACTGAAAAAGTAATTGGTATTTTAAACATTAAAGATGTTTTTATTGCCGTTATTGATCATCAAGAAGTTGATATCAAAAGTTTAGTTTCTGAACCAATTTTTTTCTCCCGTTATTTAAAATTAGATGATGCTTTATAA
- the thrS gene encoding threonine--tRNA ligase: MIKITLPDGQVREFKTPQTIHAIASSIASSLGKAAFGGIFAGQIRSLDYLVTTDGTLEIITDKSPLALSILHNTTALITAKTITNLHPTAKIAKIVVQDDTFLIDFDVEPHLKETDLIALEQEATKLINNNLAITPVLGTLTDAKKWYRDNHYLLTFCPETGSEQAGYLLGNELYLPNTYPVTSLKHIKVLKLWSLAGAYWQDDAKNKMLQRLTGSSHFSRELFEQILLAYEERKERDHRKIGKDLEIFTFDKLVGPGLPIWLPNGMALKKVLQEYIREKEWEYDFIEVDTPVIGTSKIYKISGHWDHYQENMFAPMAQDNEISVLRPMACPHHIAVYNYKQRSYRELPLRIAEHAILHRYETSGSLTGLERVRMMQLTDSHIFLRHDQLKEEFKRCFKLINEVLTDLKITVDYYSLSLRDPANKEKYYDDDQMWNHAEQMLQEALDDLKIPYVQMIGEAAFYGPKLDIQIKTALNHEITVSTLQFDFLLLKKFNLSYIDETGAKAMPVMLHRGLIGTYERFIAILLEQTKGVLPFWLAPKQIVIIPVNNEHHLEYVNELHQQFKKLKLRTMIDDRDERLSYKIWEAQVAKIPYQIVIGNQERDKKMITYRIYGQEDQITTTFDKFIILINEQIVNKV; this comes from the coding sequence ATGATTAAAATTACATTACCAGATGGGCAAGTTCGTGAATTTAAAACTCCACAAACAATTCATGCTATTGCCAGTAGTATTGCATCAAGTCTGGGGAAAGCTGCCTTTGGTGGGATTTTTGCTGGTCAAATTCGTAGTTTAGACTATTTAGTAACAACTGATGGGACATTAGAAATTATTACTGATAAATCACCACTAGCCTTATCAATTTTGCATAATACAACAGCATTAATAACAGCAAAAACAATTACTAATTTACATCCAACCGCTAAAATTGCTAAAATTGTGGTACAAGATGATACCTTTTTAATTGACTTTGATGTTGAACCACATTTAAAAGAAACCGATCTTATTGCTTTAGAACAGGAAGCAACAAAATTAATTAATAATAATCTTGCTATTACACCTGTTTTAGGGACACTGACCGATGCAAAAAAATGATATAGGGATAATCATTATTTATTAACTTTTTGTCCAGAAACAGGGTCAGAACAAGCCGGATACTTACTTGGCAATGAATTGTATTTGCCAAATACTTATCCAGTTACAAGTTTAAAACATATTAAAGTATTAAAACTTTGAAGTTTAGCAGGAGCGTATTGACAAGATGATGCTAAAAATAAAATGTTGCAACGATTAACTGGAAGTTCACATTTTTCGCGTGAATTATTTGAACAAATATTATTAGCATATGAAGAGCGAAAAGAGCGCGATCATCGTAAAATTGGAAAGGATTTAGAAATCTTTACTTTTGATAAATTAGTTGGACCTGGTTTACCAATTTGGTTACCAAATGGGATGGCATTAAAAAAAGTACTACAAGAATATATCCGAGAAAAAGAATGAGAATATGATTTTATTGAGGTTGATACACCAGTTATTGGAACTAGTAAAATTTATAAAATTTCTGGTCACTGGGATCATTATCAAGAAAATATGTTTGCACCAATGGCACAAGATAATGAAATTAGTGTTTTACGGCCAATGGCATGTCCGCACCATATTGCTGTTTATAATTATAAACAACGTAGTTATCGTGAATTACCATTACGGATTGCTGAGCATGCCATTTTACATCGCTATGAGACATCTGGAAGCTTAACAGGACTCGAGCGAGTACGAATGATGCAATTAACTGATTCACACATCTTTTTACGTCATGACCAGTTAAAAGAAGAATTTAAACGTTGTTTTAAATTAATTAATGAAGTTTTAACAGATTTAAAAATTACTGTTGATTATTATTCATTGTCATTACGTGATCCAGCAAATAAGGAAAAATATTATGATGATGATCAAATGTGAAATCATGCTGAACAAATGTTACAAGAAGCATTAGATGATTTAAAAATTCCATATGTACAAATGATTGGCGAAGCAGCGTTTTATGGGCCAAAGTTAGACATTCAAATTAAGACAGCATTAAACCATGAAATTACTGTTTCAACTCTACAATTTGATTTTTTATTACTAAAAAAATTTAATTTAAGTTATATTGATGAAACAGGAGCAAAAGCAATGCCAGTAATGTTACATCGTGGTTTAATTGGAACTTATGAACGTTTTATAGCAATTTTATTAGAACAAACAAAAGGGGTTTTACCATTTTGATTAGCTCCAAAACAAATTGTCATAATCCCAGTTAATAATGAGCATCATTTGGAATATGTTAATGAATTACATCAGCAATTTAAAAAGTTAAAATTACGTACAATGATTGATGATCGTGATGAGCGTTTAAGTTATAAAATTTGAGAAGCACAAGTTGCTAAAATTCCATATCAAATTGTGATTGGTAACCAAGAACGGGATAAAAAAATGATTACTTATCGAATTTATGGGCAAGAAGACCAAATTACTACTACTTTTGATAAATTTATTATTTTAATTAATGAACAAATTGTTAATAAAGTTTAA
- a CDS encoding AAA family ATPase, whose translation MQSLNFRPDNFETYIGQESIKTNLKIMIAASQKQQLPLKHMIFIGGGGMGKTSLGYLIANLLKQKLHLLHRTNLQKPSDLITCLMQIKSFDLVFIDEIHAISQEASETLYPALEDNCLNLILGKDYNTKNVTLPLPPFTFLAATTLIYQIPQPLLNRFTTVFYFEEYSNFEIQQILNNLFLQVGLALPVDELQLLTSYTRNNPRTILRLFYQLYDYLVVNSRSIDLGFLTEILTNLKVFQDGLEWNEVNYLKHIYHLFQQKPVGLGTLG comes from the coding sequence ATGCAGTCACTTAATTTTCGTCCTGATAATTTTGAAACATATATTGGTCAAGAAAGTATTAAAACAAATTTAAAAATTATGATAGCAGCTAGTCAAAAACAACAGTTGCCTTTAAAACATATGATCTTTATTGGTGGCGGTGGTATGGGAAAAACAAGTTTAGGATATTTAATTGCCAATTTATTAAAACAAAAATTACATCTTTTACATAGAACAAATTTGCAAAAACCAAGTGACCTCATTACTTGTTTAATGCAAATTAAATCTTTTGATTTAGTTTTTATTGATGAAATTCATGCTATTAGTCAAGAAGCAAGCGAAACATTATATCCGGCTCTAGAAGACAATTGTTTAAACTTAATTTTAGGAAAAGATTATAATACTAAAAATGTAACATTACCATTACCACCTTTTACTTTTTTAGCAGCAACAACTTTGATATATCAAATTCCACAACCATTATTAAATCGTTTTACAACTGTTTTTTATTTTGAAGAATATAGTAATTTCGAAATTCAACAAATTTTAAATAACTTATTTTTACAAGTTGGACTAGCTTTGCCAGTTGATGAATTACAATTACTAACAAGTTATACTCGTAATAATCCCCGCACCATTTTGCGGTTATTTTATCAATTATATGACTATTTGGTTGTTAATTCTCGTTCAATTGATCTTGGCTTTTTAACAGAAATTTTAACTAATTTAAAAGTATTTCAAGATGGGTTAGAATGAAATGAAGTTAATTATTTAAAACATATTTATCATCTTTTCCAACAAAAACCAGTTGGTTTAGGAACATTAGGTTAA
- a CDS encoding ABC transporter ATP-binding protein produces MREKNDGLNLTGNKTKKEPLPVKKPKATPMGFFKLLSIYYKQFWFRWLCLILFIIITCGIIVALPKLTNIVMMELTTGMSKRSSINDPAIPWGTLLYWAIGFAGTFIVSGMFLYLQILVGGSISRKIEIDIRIKFLNKLVDLDMNYYNDKKMGDILTKLIFDTQILGDQAFQVPQNFLNAFFIFIGSIGIMFTLDNRVLQYQDGPRGIEPVIDQDGNFVYLDGSATVAELSGIILGISFGILLLTSFGFTFIRRLIYKQRKVASDINGDVNDRINAIRLIKATGTNEYEKERFNKIHKEYYKVSMRAIKVQSIVIAFVITTLTSMNTIALIVGIIFVNNNRLDPTVMVSITMSINSLIFPIIQVVRLLANLAAASTSATRVAEIFNEVPNININVTTPPLKEISGDIVFDKVWFKYDVADEYEPYILENFNFNFHQGKSYAFVGETGVGKSTISKLLLRYYDPTKGKIYVNNNQNLKKINLKSYLDHVGYVEQEPQIIYGSFYDNIRYGTFMATDAECEAAAKKAELYNFIIDLPEGFNTSLGERGFILSGGQKQRLVIARMFLRNPEILILDEATSALDNIVEKEIQAELDNLMKGRTTIIIAHRLSTIKNVDQILVLEKGNGVVQSGTFDELKKVEGRFKRLYEAGLMT; encoded by the coding sequence ATGAGAGAAAAAAATGATGGGCTAAATTTAACTGGCAATAAAACAAAAAAAGAACCGCTTCCAGTTAAAAAGCCAAAAGCCACCCCGATGGGATTTTTTAAATTATTATCAATTTATTATAAACAATTTTGATTTCGTTGATTATGTTTAATCTTATTTATTATTATTACTTGTGGGATTATAGTTGCCTTACCTAAATTAACAAATATTGTTATGATGGAATTGACAACGGGAATGTCAAAGCGTTCAAGTATTAATGACCCTGCGATTCCGTGAGGAACATTACTATACTGAGCAATTGGTTTTGCCGGAACTTTTATTGTTTCGGGAATGTTTTTATATTTACAAATTTTAGTTGGCGGGTCAATTTCACGAAAAATTGAAATTGATATTCGAATTAAATTCTTAAATAAATTAGTTGATTTAGATATGAATTATTATAATGATAAAAAAATGGGTGATATTTTAACTAAACTAATTTTTGATACGCAAATTTTAGGTGACCAAGCATTTCAAGTTCCACAAAATTTTTTAAATGCTTTCTTTATCTTCATTGGAAGTATTGGGATTATGTTTACTTTAGATAACCGTGTTTTGCAATACCAAGATGGACCACGCGGGATTGAACCAGTTATTGATCAAGATGGTAATTTTGTTTATCTTGATGGAAGTGCAACTGTTGCGGAATTATCTGGTATTATTTTAGGAATATCATTTGGAATTTTATTATTAACTTCATTTGGTTTTACTTTTATTCGTCGGTTAATATATAAACAACGAAAAGTGGCTTCTGATATTAACGGCGATGTTAATGATCGGATTAATGCAATTCGATTAATTAAAGCAACAGGTACAAATGAATATGAAAAAGAACGTTTTAATAAAATTCATAAAGAATATTATAAAGTCAGTATGCGCGCTATTAAAGTCCAATCAATTGTAATTGCTTTTGTTATAACAACTTTGACTAGTATGAATACAATTGCATTAATTGTTGGAATTATTTTTGTTAACAATAATCGGTTAGACCCAACTGTGATGGTGTCAATTACAATGAGTATTAATTCCTTAATTTTTCCAATTATTCAAGTTGTTCGGTTACTAGCTAATTTAGCAGCAGCATCAACATCAGCAACTCGTGTTGCAGAAATTTTTAATGAAGTTCCTAACATTAATATTAATGTAACCACACCACCATTAAAAGAAATTAGTGGTGATATTGTCTTTGACAAAGTTTGATTTAAATATGATGTAGCGGATGAATATGAACCATATATTTTAGAAAACTTTAATTTTAATTTTCACCAAGGAAAAAGTTATGCTTTTGTTGGAGAAACAGGTGTTGGAAAATCAACAATTTCAAAATTATTATTACGATATTATGATCCAACAAAAGGGAAAATTTATGTTAATAATAATCAAAATTTAAAAAAAATTAATTTAAAATCATATTTAGACCATGTTGGTTATGTTGAACAAGAACCACAAATTATTTACGGAAGTTTTTACGATAATATTCGTTATGGAACTTTTATGGCAACTGATGCTGAATGTGAAGCAGCAGCAAAAAAAGCAGAATTATATAATTTTATTATTGATTTACCAGAAGGGTTTAATACTTCACTAGGAGAGCGTGGTTTTATTTTATCAGGAGGGCAAAAGCAACGATTAGTAATTGCACGAATGTTTTTAAGAAATCCTGAAATTTTAATTCTTGATGAAGCAACAAGTGCTTTAGATAATATTGTTGAAAAAGAAATTCAAGCGGAATTAGATAACCTAATGAAAGGTAGAACAACAATTATTATTGCTCATCGCTTAAGTACCATTAAAAATGTTGATCAAATTTTAGTCTTAGAAAAAGGAAATGGGGTTGTTCAAAGTGGAACCTTTGATGAACTAAAAAAAGTTGAAGGACGTTTTAAACGATTATACGAAGCTGGTTTAATGACATAA
- the uvrC gene encoding excinuclease ABC subunit UvrC, with protein sequence MSEKLSLKEQVEILPAKPGCYLFYNNYHQVLYVGKAKNLRNRVSSYFNKVYNYKTTRLVQEIVRLETIITKTEKEALILEHNLIKQYKPKYNILLNDDKHYPYIVITKEKDPQYLYVRNVHQKYARYYGPFPEGSHAREIIKVLERLYPLRRCKGNLGKPCLYYHINQCSGACFKSVPSEYYTKMIKKVHNFFKGNFTETKKLLEKRMFQAADNLQFEEAHKLKVLIRNLDWTLSSQTVEMLNQNDDLDVISLYQTTEHLVLTTLFYPAGKLSYKYYEYYYLDFVEDFEELCRLYLQNIYQKNILPTKIIVNEAIALPELNLLFDNRVFHPKTPIEKTIMKLATENSYESYVQYQTTAQRELNNAEVLKELQMLLGLSELPYLIEMIDIANINDEFVTGGVIVYKNGRPSRNDYRKYNLEIPYQDDTHRIAAVVARRYQKIIQEEQALPNLIIMDGGIQQVNSCLKELAKLDLSIPVIGLVKNDHHKTDHLLNLKKEKVYLDKSSRLFLFLTRMQDDVHHFAITSFRRRKIKALTTSILETITGFGKQRIKLLNHHFESIGAIQKASVAELCQLLHNKKLIENLRKFLEHFGK encoded by the coding sequence ATGTCAGAAAAATTATCGTTAAAAGAGCAAGTTGAGATTTTACCAGCTAAACCAGGGTGCTATTTATTTTACAATAATTATCATCAAGTATTATATGTTGGAAAGGCAAAAAACTTACGAAATCGTGTTAGTTCTTATTTTAACAAAGTTTATAATTATAAAACAACCCGCTTAGTTCAAGAAATAGTTCGTTTAGAAACAATTATTACGAAAACTGAAAAAGAAGCACTAATTTTAGAACATAATTTAATTAAGCAGTATAAACCAAAATATAATATTTTGTTAAATGATGATAAACATTATCCTTATATTGTAATTACAAAAGAAAAAGATCCCCAATATTTGTATGTTCGTAATGTTCATCAAAAATATGCTCGCTATTATGGACCATTCCCAGAAGGGAGCCATGCGCGGGAAATTATTAAAGTCTTAGAACGATTATATCCTTTACGTCGTTGTAAAGGAAATCTTGGAAAACCTTGCCTTTATTATCATATTAATCAATGTTCAGGCGCTTGTTTTAAATCAGTTCCTTCAGAGTATTACACAAAAATGATTAAAAAAGTTCATAATTTTTTTAAAGGTAATTTTACTGAAACAAAAAAACTACTAGAGAAACGAATGTTTCAAGCCGCAGATAACTTACAATTTGAAGAAGCACATAAATTAAAAGTTTTAATTCGAAACTTAGATTGAACTTTATCATCACAAACAGTTGAAATGTTAAATCAAAATGATGACTTAGATGTGATTAGTTTGTATCAAACTACTGAACATTTAGTTTTAACAACTTTATTTTATCCTGCTGGAAAATTAAGTTATAAATATTATGAGTATTACTATCTTGATTTTGTTGAAGATTTCGAAGAATTATGCCGCTTATACTTGCAAAATATTTATCAAAAAAATATTTTGCCCACAAAAATAATTGTTAACGAGGCAATTGCATTACCAGAATTAAACTTGTTATTTGATAATCGTGTTTTTCATCCTAAAACACCAATTGAAAAAACAATTATGAAATTAGCCACTGAAAATAGTTATGAATCTTATGTCCAATACCAGACAACTGCCCAACGAGAATTAAATAATGCTGAAGTTTTAAAAGAATTACAAATGCTTTTAGGTTTATCAGAATTACCATATTTAATTGAGATGATTGATATTGCTAATATTAATGATGAATTTGTGACTGGCGGTGTTATTGTTTATAAAAATGGTCGCCCATCACGAAATGATTATCGTAAATATAATTTAGAAATCCCATATCAAGATGATACGCACCGTATTGCGGCGGTTGTTGCTCGTCGTTATCAAAAAATTATTCAAGAAGAACAAGCACTTCCTAATTTAATTATTATGGATGGTGGGATTCAACAAGTTAATTCTTGTTTAAAAGAACTAGCAAAATTAGATTTATCAATTCCTGTGATTGGTTTAGTTAAAAATGATCATCATAAAACTGACCATTTACTTAATTTAAAAAAAGAGAAAGTATATTTGGATAAAAGTAGCCGTTTATTTTTATTTTTAACAAGAATGCAAGATGATGTTCATCATTTTGCAATTACTAGTTTTCGCCGTCGGAAAATAAAAGCTTTGACAACAAGTATTTTAGAAACAATCACAGGGTTTGGGAAACAACGAATTAAATTATTAAATCACCATTTTGAAAGTATTGGTGCAATTCAAAAAGCAAGTGTTGCTGAATTATGCCAACTATTGCACAATAAAAAACTTATTGAAAATTTAAGAAAATTTTTGGAACATTTTGGTAAATAA
- a CDS encoding MarR family winged helix-turn-helix transcriptional regulator: protein MQVENEICGGLLFRYLGFINKAFSQQIENELQKQGYYDFQISNIWLLILIERFPDYTMNELAQVVNQSRANITIVSKKLVQKGYVVKNRPENNKKIIYLTLTEKWWKLKPIVFNLVNQLDQRIMQILSKPRYETLLADLGSIVELLKKKSLHLK from the coding sequence ATGCAAGTAGAAAATGAAATATGTGGGGGGTTACTTTTTCGTTATTTAGGTTTTATTAACAAAGCATTTTCACAGCAAATTGAAAATGAACTACAAAAACAAGGTTATTATGATTTTCAAATTTCTAATATTTGGTTATTAATTTTAATTGAACGGTTTCCTGACTATACAATGAATGAATTAGCACAAGTTGTTAATCAATCACGGGCAAATATTACGATTGTTTCAAAAAAATTAGTACAAAAGGGTTATGTTGTAAAAAATCGCCCAGAAAATAATAAAAAAATTATTTATTTAACCTTAACTGAAAAGTGATGAAAATTAAAACCAATTGTTTTTAATTTAGTAAATCAATTAGATCAACGCATTATGCAAATTTTATCAAAACCAAGATATGAAACTTTACTAGCTGATTTAGGAAGTATAGTTGAGTTGCTAAAAAAGAAGAGCCTACATCTTAAATAA
- the rplT gene encoding 50S ribosomal protein L20 has translation MARVKGGPTTKKRRKKIIKEAKGYFGTKSTHYKKAKEQVMKSWAYAFRDRKQRKRDFRSLWIQRINAAVREHDMSYSQFMNGLNKTNIEVNRKMLSELAIHNPSEFKVLVEKSKQALKN, from the coding sequence ATGGCAAGAGTTAAAGGCGGACCAACAACAAAAAAACGTCGTAAAAAAATTATTAAAGAAGCAAAAGGATATTTTGGAACAAAATCAACGCATTACAAAAAAGCAAAAGAACAAGTAATGAAATCATGAGCGTATGCCTTTCGTGATCGTAAGCAACGTAAAAGAGATTTTCGTTCATTATGAATCCAAAGAATTAATGCTGCAGTACGTGAACATGATATGTCGTATTCACAATTTATGAATGGTTTAAATAAAACTAACATTGAAGTAAATCGTAAGATGTTATCAGAATTAGCAATTCATAATCCAAGTGAATTTAAAGTGTTAGTAGAAAAATCAAAACAAGCGTTAAAAAATTAA
- the infC gene encoding translation initiation factor IF-3 produces the protein MNQPTKNNKNIEQVNYDIRAREVLIILDDGNKVGPLGRNEAVRFAEEKGLDLLLVSAASNPPVAKLVDYGKYKYEKKKKEKENKKNQHVTENKEMRLRTGIGEHDLEFKAKKVREFITDGNRVKISLKFRGREVARPEYGKETLDKFFSYIEDLAKIEKEPQLNGLFLDMYVVPKK, from the coding sequence ATGAATCAACCCACTAAAAACAATAAAAATATCGAGCAAGTAAATTATGATATTAGAGCACGTGAAGTTTTAATTATTTTAGATGATGGTAATAAAGTTGGTCCTTTAGGGCGAAATGAAGCAGTTCGTTTTGCTGAAGAAAAAGGTTTAGATTTATTGTTAGTATCAGCTGCTTCAAATCCGCCGGTAGCAAAATTGGTTGATTATGGAAAATATAAATACGAAAAAAAGAAAAAAGAAAAAGAAAATAAGAAAAATCAACATGTAACTGAAAATAAAGAGATGCGTTTACGAACAGGAATTGGTGAACATGATTTGGAATTTAAGGCAAAAAAAGTGCGTGAATTTATAACTGATGGAAACCGTGTTAAAATTTCTTTAAAGTTTCGTGGTCGAGAAGTTGCAAGACCTGAATATGGAAAAGAAACATTAGATAAATTTTTTAGTTATATTGAAGATTTGGCAAAGATTGAAAAAGAACCCCAGTTAAATGGCTTGTTTTTAGATATGTATGTTGTACCAAAAAAATAA
- a CDS encoding orotidine 5'-phosphate decarboxylase / HUMPS family protein, which translates to MPKIFIACDFNTEEQLWTFLNKFSPQSLFLKVGMELIYAVGFEIINKLKQHGHIVFLDLKLNDIPITVEKALKALKQYKVDFVTIHLTSGEKK; encoded by the coding sequence ATGCCAAAAATATTTATTGCGTGTGATTTTAATACGGAAGAACAATTATGAACTTTTTTAAACAAGTTTTCGCCACAATCATTATTTTTAAAAGTTGGGATGGAATTGATTTATGCTGTTGGTTTTGAAATTATTAATAAATTAAAACAGCACGGTCATATTGTTTTTCTTGATTTAAAATTAAATGATATTCCAATTACAGTTGAAAAGGCTTTAAAAGCATTAAAGCAATATAAAGTTGACTTTGTTACAATTCATTTAACAAGTGGTGAAAAAAAATAG
- a CDS encoding DeoR/GlpR family DNA-binding transcription regulator yields MNHVLEYVRKYNISATTARRDLKELENEGIITMYYGGINFLGVHNKTCNINVQTSSINFDKKMIIGKKLTNLLEKNDVIFVGAGSTCEIFVTLIDKPIKIVTNSFRILQLAKDNPNVQYNVLFGGKLREKSQAFYGSFCEEILSLIQFSKVIFSANTIDKTGAVFKSNEEEARVELAALVSSGSS; encoded by the coding sequence ATGAATCATGTTCTTGAATATGTTCGAAAATATAATATTTCAGCAACAACTGCGCGCCGCGATTTAAAAGAACTTGAAAATGAAGGAATTATTACAATGTATTATGGTGGTATTAATTTTTTGGGAGTTCATAATAAAACATGTAATATTAATGTTCAAACAAGTAGTATTAATTTTGATAAAAAAATGATTATCGGAAAAAAGTTAACAAATTTATTAGAAAAAAATGATGTTATTTTTGTAGGAGCAGGATCAACTTGTGAAATTTTTGTTACTTTAATTGATAAACCAATAAAAATTGTCACTAATTCATTTCGAATTTTACAATTGGCAAAAGATAATCCTAATGTTCAATATAATGTCTTATTTGGAGGCAAATTACGAGAAAAATCACAAGCTTTTTATGGTTCGTTTTGTGAGGAAATTTTATCATTAATTCAATTTTCAAAAGTTATTTTTTCAGCAAATACAATTGATAAAACTGGCGCTGTTTTCAAAAGTAATGAAGAAGAAGCGCGGGTTGAATTAGCAGCCTTAGTTAGCTCGGGTTCAAGTTAA